One window of the Gavia stellata isolate bGavSte3 chromosome 9, bGavSte3.hap2, whole genome shotgun sequence genome contains the following:
- the PHYHIPL gene encoding phytanoyl-CoA hydroxylase-interacting protein-like isoform X1 → MEAPRLAHTMSSPTSPCEEVIKNLSLEAIQLCDRDGNKSQDSGIAEMEELPVPHNIKISNITCDSFKISWDMDSKSKDRITHYFIDLNKKENKNSNKFKHKDVPTKLVAKAVPLPMTVRGHWFLSPRTEYTVAVQTASKQVDGDYVVSEWSEIIEFCTADYSKVHLTQLLEKAEVIAGRMLKLSVFYRNQHKEYFDYIREHHGNAMQPSVKDNSGSHGSPISGKLEGIFFSCNTEFNTGKPPQDSPYGRYRFEIEAEKLFNPNTNLYFGDFYCMYTAYHYVILVIAPAGSPGDEFCKQRLPQLNIKDNKFLTCDEEDGVMVYHHAQDVILEVIYTDPVDLSLGTVAEITGHQLMSLSTANAKKDPSCKTCNISVGR, encoded by the exons ATGGAGGCTCCGCGCCTGGCGCACACCATGAGCAGCCCTACTAGCCCCTGCGAGGAGGTGATCAAGAACCTGAGCCTGGAGGCGATTCAGCTCTGCGATAGGGACG GGAATAAATCACAAGATAGTGGGATTGCAGAGATGGAGGAACTTCCAGtcccacacaacatcaaaaTAAGTAACATCACGTGTGATTCCTTCAAGATTTCTTGGGACATGGATTCTAAATCCAAGGACCGGATTACTCATTACTTCATCGATCtcaacaagaaagaaaacaagaattccAACAAATTTAAACACAAg GATGTACCCACTAAATTGGTGGCCAAAGCTGTTCCTTTGCCTATGACGGTCCGTGGGCACTGGTTCTTGAGCCCGAGAACAGAATACACAGTAGCAGTGCAGACAGCATCAAAGCAAGTTGATGGCGATTATGTTGTTTCTGAGTGGAGTGAAATCATCGAGTTTTGCACAGCAG attaTTCAAAAGTTCACCTAACACAGCTATTGGAAAAAGCTGAAGTGATTGCAGGCCGTATGCTTAAGCTGTCTGTTTTTTATCGAAATCAGCACAAAGAATACTTTGATTATATCAG AGAGCATCATGGGAATGCTATGCAGCCCTCGGTTAAGGATAACAGTGGCAGCCATGGCTCTCCGATCAGTGGGAAGCTAGAAGGCATCTTCTTTAGCTGCAACACTGAGTTTAACACTGGGAAGCCACCGCAAGATTCACCTTATGGAAGATACAGGTTTGAAATTGAAGCTGAAAAACTCTTCAACCCAAATACTAACTTGTACTTTGGAGACTTCTACTGCATGTACACAGCCTACCACTATGTCATTCTCGTTATTGCCCCTGCTGGATCACCGGGAGACGAATTCTGTAAGCAGCGCCTTCCTCAGCTAAACATAAAGGATAATAAATTTCTGACCTGCGATGAAGAAGATGGTGTCATGGTTTACCATCATGCCCAGGATGTTATTTTGGAAGTAATTTACACTGATCCTGTGGATCTCTCCCTCGGCACAGTTGCGGAAATTACTGGTCACCAACTAATGAGCTTGTCTACTGCAAACGCAAAGAAAGATCCCAGCTGCAAGACCTGCAATATCAGTGTTGGACGTTAA
- the PHYHIPL gene encoding phytanoyl-CoA hydroxylase-interacting protein-like isoform X2 has protein sequence MKRTEKPGQRGLEERNPLPAGKMRFSGKFRYAKRNKSQDSGIAEMEELPVPHNIKISNITCDSFKISWDMDSKSKDRITHYFIDLNKKENKNSNKFKHKDVPTKLVAKAVPLPMTVRGHWFLSPRTEYTVAVQTASKQVDGDYVVSEWSEIIEFCTADYSKVHLTQLLEKAEVIAGRMLKLSVFYRNQHKEYFDYIREHHGNAMQPSVKDNSGSHGSPISGKLEGIFFSCNTEFNTGKPPQDSPYGRYRFEIEAEKLFNPNTNLYFGDFYCMYTAYHYVILVIAPAGSPGDEFCKQRLPQLNIKDNKFLTCDEEDGVMVYHHAQDVILEVIYTDPVDLSLGTVAEITGHQLMSLSTANAKKDPSCKTCNISVGR, from the exons GGAATAAATCACAAGATAGTGGGATTGCAGAGATGGAGGAACTTCCAGtcccacacaacatcaaaaTAAGTAACATCACGTGTGATTCCTTCAAGATTTCTTGGGACATGGATTCTAAATCCAAGGACCGGATTACTCATTACTTCATCGATCtcaacaagaaagaaaacaagaattccAACAAATTTAAACACAAg GATGTACCCACTAAATTGGTGGCCAAAGCTGTTCCTTTGCCTATGACGGTCCGTGGGCACTGGTTCTTGAGCCCGAGAACAGAATACACAGTAGCAGTGCAGACAGCATCAAAGCAAGTTGATGGCGATTATGTTGTTTCTGAGTGGAGTGAAATCATCGAGTTTTGCACAGCAG attaTTCAAAAGTTCACCTAACACAGCTATTGGAAAAAGCTGAAGTGATTGCAGGCCGTATGCTTAAGCTGTCTGTTTTTTATCGAAATCAGCACAAAGAATACTTTGATTATATCAG AGAGCATCATGGGAATGCTATGCAGCCCTCGGTTAAGGATAACAGTGGCAGCCATGGCTCTCCGATCAGTGGGAAGCTAGAAGGCATCTTCTTTAGCTGCAACACTGAGTTTAACACTGGGAAGCCACCGCAAGATTCACCTTATGGAAGATACAGGTTTGAAATTGAAGCTGAAAAACTCTTCAACCCAAATACTAACTTGTACTTTGGAGACTTCTACTGCATGTACACAGCCTACCACTATGTCATTCTCGTTATTGCCCCTGCTGGATCACCGGGAGACGAATTCTGTAAGCAGCGCCTTCCTCAGCTAAACATAAAGGATAATAAATTTCTGACCTGCGATGAAGAAGATGGTGTCATGGTTTACCATCATGCCCAGGATGTTATTTTGGAAGTAATTTACACTGATCCTGTGGATCTCTCCCTCGGCACAGTTGCGGAAATTACTGGTCACCAACTAATGAGCTTGTCTACTGCAAACGCAAAGAAAGATCCCAGCTGCAAGACCTGCAATATCAGTGTTGGACGTTAA